A genomic window from Ananas comosus cultivar F153 linkage group 22, ASM154086v1, whole genome shotgun sequence includes:
- the LOC109727194 gene encoding BTB/POZ domain-containing protein At3g05675-like: protein MDQASVSEAYIFGDQATSDITICLQNKDDRPEWFHCHSPILIKKSRFFSDQLVNHNNTSLTLEFNRCIEVQCPKSDYDHYVKLLNLLYLSEESLLGSFDSVKSTLGILRASISLQCESIIQNCIEYLEAVPWDEKEEEDILSLVPSLGPRAFPILARVNPVNNNSVKNVFLSAIRFATNMESPPPPFLEELKTSAQEQIEYMLLEDEDTPLVVTDEDVKSEVQAGLEKMFTTFKNGLESLPFEFDRSPEQAEQRVLYDLADLEWISNVLPKIEMMKDFVSSWIEISQYVIAVVQGEKYNSNLWAVKAKLIEVTGKALDAVGYGSVVLPTSSRVEFINTWLPYLRKMKPLLDSKSEEDEGFCHKIDGDVCQNIEGAIVSLVLALPSSDQAEILAEWMSKTEQLKYPDLSEAFEVWCYRTKTAKRRLMVGLDGAGNNPVSF from the coding sequence ATGGACCAGGCAAGTGTTTCTGAGGCATATATATTTGGTGACCAGGCTACGAGTGACATCACTATTTGCTTACAAAACAAAGATGATCGGCCAGAATGGTTCCACTGCCACTCACctattttgataaaaaagagCAGGTTTTTCTCCGATCAGCTTGTTAACCACAATAACACTTCCCTTACTCTCGAATTTAATAGATGCATTGAAGTTCAGTGCCCAAAATCTGATTATGACCACTATGTCAAGCTCTTGAACCTTCTCTATCTCTCAGAAGAATCACTTCTAGGCTCATTTGATTCAGTCAAATCCACACTTGGTATTCTCCGAGCCTCAATTTCCCTTCAGTGTGAATCAATCATCCAAAACTGCATCGAGTACTTGGAAGCTGTGCCTTGGGAtgaaaaagaggaggaagatATATTAAGTTTAGTTCCATCCCTCGGCCCACGGGCCTTCCCTATTTTGGCTCGCGTCAATCCCGTTAATAACAATTCTGTGAAGAATGTTTTCCTCTCCGCTATTCGCTTCGCCACGAATATGGAAAGCCCACCCCCTCCCTTCTTAGAAGAACTCAAGACTTCGGCTCAAGAACAAATAGAGTATATGCTTCTAGAAGATGAAGACACTCCTTTGGTTGTTACAGATGAAGATGTGAAGTCTGAGGTGCAAGCGGGCCTAGAGAAGATGTTCACCACTTTCAAGAACGGGCTCGAGTCACTGCCTTTTGAGTTCGATCGGTCGCCCGAGCAAGCCGAACAGAGAGTCCTGTATGACCTAGCCGACCTCGAGTGGATATCTAATGTGCTTCCCAAGATTGAAATGATGAAGGATTTTGTTTCGAGTTGGATCGAGATCTCTCAATATGTAATTGCAGTTGTCCAAGGTGAGAAGTATAATTCCAACTTGTGGGCCGTGAAAGCCAAGCTGATAGAAGTGACTGGAAAGGCTCTGGATGCTGTTGGTTATGGCTCGGTGGTACTTCCAACTTCTTCTAGGGTTGAATTCATTAACACTTGGCTTCCGTATTTAAGGAAGATGAAGCCTCTGCTAGATTCAAAGAGTGAAGAAGATGAGGGATTTTGTCATAAAATTGATGGAGATGTTTGTCAGAATATCGAAGGAGCGATTGTTTCGCTCGTCCTGGCACTGCCGTCGAGCGATCAAGCAGAAATTCTTGCTGAGTGGATGAGCAAGACGGAACAGTTGAAATATCCGGATCTGAGTGAGGCATTTGAAGTTTGGTGCTATAGGACCAAAACGGCGAAGAGGAGGTTAATGGTGGGCCTTGATGGAGCCGGAAATAACCCGGTCAGTTTCTAA
- the LOC109726935 gene encoding uncharacterized protein LOC109726935: MGLLSNRVERSEINPGDHIYTWRAVYTYSHHGIYVGGSKVVHFTRKKETSSSEPNSLKSNLSSDSPLSCPTFPDCGFQQPDSGVVLSCLDCFLQNGSLYSFEYGVPPPVFLAKIRGGTCTTADSDPSEIVINRAMYLLQNGFGNYDVFENNCEDFALYCKTGLLPLDEPGIGRSGQASSAIGVPLAALLSTPFKLLVAGPVGMATVTAGMYCAGRYITDIGVRKDVVKVAVEDLASVLCWRESQEENASEKGCAEVGTLQHAEEETL, encoded by the exons ATGGGGCTTCTCTCAAACCGGGTGGAGAGATCTGAGATTAATCCCGGAGACCACATCTACACTTGGAGGGCCGTGTACACATACTCCCACCacg GTATCTACGTGGGAGGAAGCAAAGTTGTGCATTtcacaagaaagaaagaaacctcATCTTCCGAGCCTAACTCACTCAAGTCCAATCTGAGCTCGGACTCTCCGTTGAGCTGCCCTACCTTCCCTGACTGTGGATTCCAACAGCCCGACAGTGGTGTCGTACTCTCCTGCTTAGACTGCTTCCTTCAAAATGGCTCCCTCTACTCATTTGAGTACGGCGTCCCGCCGCCCGTCTTCCTAGCCAAGATTCGGGGCGGCACGTGCACAACAGCTGATTCTGATCCGTCGGAAATAGTAATCAACAGAGCAATGTATCTCCTTCAGAACGGATTTGGCAACTACGATGTATTTGAGAATAACTGCGAGGACTTTGCATTGTACTGCAAGACTGGTCTACTGCCGCTTGATGAGCCTGGCATAGGAAGGAGCGGTCAGGCGTCATCGGCAATCGGTGTACCGTTGGCGGCTCTTTTGTCTACGCCATTCAAGCTTTTGGTGGCGGGCCCTGTCGGGATGGCAACTGTGACCGCGGGAATGTACTGTGCAGGGAGATATATTACCGACATTGGGGTTAGGAAGGATGTCGTGAAGGTCGCAGTGGAGGATTTGGCTTCGGTTCTTTGCTGGCGGGAGTCGCAAGAGGAGAATGCATCTGAAAAAGGTTGTGCTGAAGTCGGGACTCTGCAGCATGCTGAAGAAGAAACACTATGA